A genomic stretch from Georgenia muralis includes:
- a CDS encoding NCS2 family permease, whose amino-acid sequence MSTQTVAARNPIDKFFHISERGSTVGREVRGGIVTFFAMAYILVLNPLILSTPDSTGTFLGGGTDGANLAAVSAGTALVAGLMSILMGTAANFPLAIAAGLGINALLAFTIVQMPGMTWPDAMGLIVLEGLIILVLVLTGLREAIFKAVPHQLKVAISVGIGLFIALIGLVNSGIVRPGGTPLQLGVNGSLTGWPSLVFVVGLFVIAILMVRKVRGAILIGVVTAAVLAAIIEAVAHLGPLGEDNPGGWGLTVPALEGSPVQAPDFATLGQFSLFGAFEKIGWLAALLLIFSIMLADFFDTMGTMVAIGAEGGLLDKDGNPPHTRRILVVDSIAAAAGGAASVSSNTSYIESATGVGDGARTGLSSVVTGIAFLLATFLSPLAAFVPYEAATPALVIVGFLMMMQVTEISWRDAAIAIPAFLTIILMPFSYSITVGIGAGFIAYVVLAAVKKGGAKSVHWLMWLVAAAFVIYFALGPIEQALGI is encoded by the coding sequence GTGAGCACCCAGACCGTGGCGGCACGGAACCCGATCGACAAGTTCTTCCACATCTCCGAGCGCGGCTCGACCGTGGGGCGGGAGGTGCGCGGCGGCATCGTCACGTTCTTCGCGATGGCCTACATCCTCGTGCTGAACCCGCTCATCCTGTCCACCCCGGACTCCACCGGCACCTTCCTCGGCGGCGGCACGGACGGGGCGAACCTCGCCGCGGTCTCGGCCGGCACCGCGCTGGTCGCGGGCCTGATGTCCATCCTCATGGGGACAGCGGCAAACTTCCCCCTCGCGATCGCCGCGGGCCTGGGCATCAACGCCCTCCTGGCCTTCACGATCGTCCAGATGCCCGGCATGACGTGGCCGGACGCGATGGGTCTCATCGTCCTCGAGGGCCTCATCATCCTCGTCCTGGTGCTCACCGGGCTGCGCGAGGCGATCTTCAAGGCCGTGCCGCACCAGCTCAAGGTGGCCATCTCGGTGGGCATCGGCCTGTTCATCGCCCTCATCGGCCTGGTGAACTCCGGCATCGTGCGCCCCGGCGGCACCCCGCTGCAGCTCGGCGTCAACGGCTCGCTCACCGGATGGCCGTCGCTGGTGTTCGTCGTCGGCCTGTTCGTCATCGCGATCCTCATGGTCCGCAAGGTCCGCGGCGCCATCCTCATCGGCGTCGTCACCGCCGCGGTGCTCGCCGCGATCATCGAGGCCGTCGCCCACCTCGGCCCGCTCGGCGAGGACAACCCCGGCGGCTGGGGCCTGACCGTCCCCGCGCTGGAGGGCTCCCCGGTCCAGGCGCCGGACTTCGCGACGCTGGGCCAGTTCTCGCTCTTCGGGGCGTTCGAGAAGATCGGCTGGCTCGCGGCGCTGCTGCTCATCTTCTCGATCATGCTCGCCGACTTCTTCGACACCATGGGCACGATGGTCGCCATCGGCGCCGAGGGTGGCCTGCTCGACAAGGACGGCAACCCGCCCCACACCCGCCGGATCCTCGTGGTGGACTCCATCGCCGCGGCCGCCGGCGGCGCCGCGTCCGTCTCGTCCAACACCAGCTACATCGAGTCCGCCACCGGCGTCGGCGACGGCGCCCGCACCGGCCTGTCCTCGGTGGTGACCGGCATCGCGTTCCTCCTCGCGACGTTCCTCTCCCCGCTCGCGGCGTTCGTGCCCTACGAGGCGGCCACCCCCGCCCTTGTGATCGTCGGCTTCCTCATGATGATGCAGGTCACCGAGATCTCCTGGCGCGACGCCGCCATCGCGATCCCGGCGTTCCTCACCATCATCCTCATGCCGTTCTCGTACTCCATCACGGTGGGCATCGGCGCCGGGTTCATCGCCTACGTCGTCCTCGCCGCGGTCAAGAAGGGCGGCGCGAAGAGCGTGCACTGGCTCATGTGGCTCGTGGCTGCCGCGTTCGTCATCTACTTCGCGCTCGGTCCCATCGAGCAGGCGCTCGGGATCTGA
- a CDS encoding NAD(P)-dependent oxidoreductase: protein MLTALGATVRGAARSAGTRAGFDVVAEDDLDAELAATDILVMILPATPATEKALDAARLAALPAHAYVVNVGRGATVDEEALLAALTEGRIAGAAVDVTAVEPLPAESPLWDAPNLIITPHGAGGRPVGADALIEANVAAFLAGRDLVNVVER from the coding sequence GTGCTCACCGCACTCGGGGCCACCGTGCGCGGGGCCGCCCGCAGCGCCGGCACCCGGGCCGGGTTCGACGTCGTCGCCGAGGACGACCTCGACGCCGAGCTCGCCGCCACGGACATCCTGGTGATGATCCTGCCCGCGACGCCCGCCACCGAGAAGGCGCTCGACGCCGCCCGGCTCGCGGCCCTGCCGGCGCACGCGTACGTCGTCAACGTCGGCCGGGGGGCCACCGTGGACGAGGAGGCCCTCCTCGCGGCCCTGACCGAGGGCCGGATCGCGGGCGCGGCGGTCGACGTCACCGCCGTCGAGCCCCTGCCCGCGGAGTCCCCGCTGTGGGACGCCCCGAACCTCATCATCACCCCGCACGGCGCGGGCGGCCGCCCGGTGGGCGCCGACGCACTCATCGAGGCGAACGTGGCCGCGTTCCTCGCCGGGCGGGACCTCGTCAACGTCGTCGAGCGGTAG
- a CDS encoding cell wall-binding repeat-containing protein: MTYTTARPAPARRLPLAALALLVALALALASVTVAAPARASTADVADRIFALVNAERAKRSLPQLQRIPELDKVAQPWSAQQAATRTMAHNPSYLSQYPAGWLKASENVAWTSSSVATGDRFMEMWMASEGHRNNILNPYITHAGIGVAATSSGDRLYATQNFAQYPSSVTFKPAVTTAVQRLAGTDRYATSVAISRATYAPGVPAVYLANGVSSVDALSAASAAGRDSSPVLLTPAGSLPAATATEIDRLNPARIVVLGDTRSISAAVEERLRAYGPVTRLSGPDRFSTSAAISRAAFAPGVKVAYIANGLTFVDALSAAPVAGRDGAPVLLTQTGGLPAPIATELARLRPAKIVILGDGASVSSAVEAQLRTYAPVERRSGDNRYATSAALSRASFPAGLPVVYVANGQTNVDALSAAPVAGMKEVPVLISQTSSVPPWILDELRRLDPGKIVVLGDTNSIGAGVVDTLSRIG, translated from the coding sequence ATGACGTACACCACCGCCCGACCCGCGCCCGCGCGGCGCCTGCCACTCGCTGCTCTCGCCCTGCTCGTCGCCCTGGCCCTGGCGCTCGCGTCGGTGACGGTGGCGGCACCGGCCCGGGCCTCCACGGCCGACGTCGCGGACCGGATCTTCGCCCTCGTCAACGCCGAGCGCGCCAAGCGGAGCCTGCCGCAGCTCCAGCGGATCCCCGAGCTCGACAAGGTGGCCCAGCCGTGGAGCGCCCAGCAGGCCGCCACCCGGACCATGGCGCACAACCCGAGCTACCTGAGCCAGTACCCGGCCGGGTGGCTCAAGGCGTCGGAGAACGTGGCGTGGACGTCGTCGTCAGTAGCCACGGGCGACCGGTTCATGGAGATGTGGATGGCCTCGGAGGGCCACCGCAACAACATCCTCAACCCCTACATCACCCACGCCGGGATCGGCGTGGCGGCGACCTCGTCGGGCGACCGGCTCTACGCCACCCAGAACTTCGCCCAGTACCCCTCCTCGGTGACGTTCAAGCCGGCCGTGACCACCGCGGTCCAGCGGCTGGCGGGCACCGACCGCTACGCGACCTCGGTCGCGATCTCGCGGGCCACCTACGCCCCGGGGGTGCCGGCGGTCTACCTCGCCAACGGCGTGAGCTCGGTCGACGCGCTCTCGGCCGCCTCGGCGGCCGGGCGGGACAGCTCCCCGGTCCTGCTGACCCCCGCGGGCTCGCTGCCCGCGGCCACGGCCACGGAGATCGACCGGCTCAACCCCGCGCGCATCGTCGTCCTCGGCGACACCAGGTCGATCTCCGCCGCCGTCGAGGAGCGGCTGCGCGCCTACGGCCCGGTGACCCGCCTGTCCGGCCCCGACCGCTTCTCCACCTCCGCCGCGATCTCGCGGGCCGCGTTCGCACCCGGCGTGAAGGTGGCCTACATCGCCAACGGGCTCACCTTCGTCGACGCCCTCTCGGCCGCTCCGGTCGCGGGCCGCGACGGCGCCCCGGTCCTCCTGACCCAGACCGGGGGCCTCCCGGCCCCCATCGCCACCGAGCTCGCCCGGCTGCGGCCGGCCAAGATCGTCATCCTCGGCGATGGTGCCTCCGTCAGCAGCGCCGTCGAGGCCCAGCTGCGCACCTACGCGCCCGTCGAGCGCCGCTCCGGCGACAACCGCTACGCGACCTCGGCCGCCCTGTCCCGGGCCTCGTTCCCCGCCGGCCTGCCGGTGGTCTACGTCGCCAACGGCCAGACGAACGTCGACGCCCTCTCCGCGGCCCCGGTGGCCGGCATGAAGGAGGTGCCGGTGCTCATCAGCCAGACGTCGTCGGTGCCGCCGTGGATCCTCGACGAGCTCCGGCGGCTGGACCCCGGCAAGATCGTCGTGCTCGGCGACACGAACTCCATCGGCGCCGGCGTCGTCGACACCCTCTCGAGGATCGGCTGA
- a CDS encoding cell wall-binding repeat-containing protein, whose protein sequence is MRAPARRGLVPVLVSALVAVLALVAPAASAAPATIERYAGSDRFATAAAVSRAGFAPGVGVVYVVSGVKFPDALAAAPRAAADGAPVLLVRPTDIPAAVATELDRLNPGRVVVLGGPETVSTGVEQQLAAYTSGGVTRVAGADRFATAARLASTFPAGVDVAYIAAGAKFPDALAGAAVAGLGDDPLLLVGGTSLHPAVAEALRTLRPGRLVILGDRASVSTEIEAELAGYAPVSRVGGTDRFATAAQLSATAFPDGADTVYLTTGWNFPDALAGAAVAGRDGGPVLLVTPTAIPGTVATELARLGASKVVVLGSEASVSASVAAQAAGQVTDPILADNPVVTLPPSWDEIGRIDATYTSPPVSRGAGKIALEWAKTQIGKPYGWGQAGPDAYDCSGLILRAYEQAGVQLRRMTKDQWYDTRRVALDEMVPGDLMFWSSNGQPSGIYHSAIYAGNGMRVHAPSPGKFVELVPVWSGNLLPYGGRIG, encoded by the coding sequence ATGCGCGCGCCGGCCCGCCGGGGCCTCGTCCCCGTCCTTGTCTCGGCGCTGGTCGCCGTCCTCGCCCTGGTGGCCCCGGCGGCGAGCGCGGCGCCCGCGACGATCGAGCGGTACGCCGGCAGCGACCGCTTCGCCACGGCGGCGGCCGTCTCCCGGGCCGGCTTCGCCCCCGGAGTCGGAGTCGTCTACGTGGTCAGCGGCGTGAAGTTCCCCGACGCCCTCGCCGCCGCCCCGCGCGCCGCGGCCGACGGCGCCCCCGTCCTGCTCGTGCGGCCCACCGACATCCCCGCCGCCGTCGCGACCGAGCTCGACCGCCTCAACCCCGGACGCGTCGTCGTCCTCGGCGGGCCGGAGACCGTCTCGACCGGCGTCGAGCAGCAGCTGGCGGCGTACACCTCGGGCGGGGTGACCCGGGTGGCCGGGGCCGACCGGTTCGCCACGGCCGCGCGCCTGGCCTCGACGTTCCCGGCCGGCGTCGACGTCGCGTACATCGCCGCCGGCGCCAAGTTCCCCGACGCCCTGGCCGGCGCCGCCGTCGCCGGGCTCGGCGACGACCCGCTGCTCCTCGTGGGCGGCACCAGCCTTCACCCCGCCGTCGCCGAGGCCCTGCGCACGCTGCGCCCGGGCCGCCTGGTCATCCTGGGCGACCGCGCGTCGGTGAGCACCGAGATCGAGGCCGAGCTGGCCGGGTACGCCCCGGTCAGCCGGGTGGGCGGCACCGACCGGTTCGCCACCGCGGCCCAGCTGTCCGCGACGGCCTTCCCCGACGGCGCGGACACCGTGTACCTCACCACCGGCTGGAACTTCCCCGACGCCCTGGCCGGCGCCGCCGTCGCCGGCCGCGACGGCGGCCCGGTGCTGCTGGTCACGCCGACGGCGATCCCCGGCACGGTGGCCACCGAGCTGGCCCGGCTGGGGGCGAGCAAGGTGGTCGTGCTCGGGTCCGAGGCCTCGGTCTCGGCGTCGGTGGCCGCACAGGCCGCCGGGCAGGTGACCGACCCGATCCTCGCGGACAACCCGGTGGTCACCCTGCCGCCGTCGTGGGACGAGATCGGCCGGATCGACGCCACCTACACCTCGCCCCCGGTGAGCAGGGGCGCCGGCAAGATCGCGCTCGAGTGGGCCAAGACCCAGATCGGCAAGCCGTACGGGTGGGGTCAGGCCGGGCCGGACGCGTACGACTGCTCGGGCCTGATCCTGCGCGCCTACGAGCAGGCCGGGGTCCAGCTGCGCCGGATGACCAAGGACCAGTGGTACGACACCCGCCGGGTGGCGCTGGACGAGATGGTGCCCGGGGACCTGATGTTCTGGTCGAGCAACGGCCAGCCCTCGGGGATCTACCACTCGGCGATCTACGCCGGCAACGGGATGCGCGTCCACGCGCCGTCGCCGGGCAAGTTCGTCGAGCTCGTGCCGGTGTGGTCGGGGAATCTGCTGCCGTACGGGGGCCGGATCGGCTGA
- a CDS encoding LacI family DNA-binding transcriptional regulator encodes MVTITDVARRAGVSASTVSHVLNSTRFVSQDARDRVLEAVEALDYVPNHQARALVRSRTQQIGVAMSALTNLYFGEVVHAIEEAASAAGYTIVLADTHEDPATEERVVAALRERRLDGLVLAPSAGAGKVLDRLARSGPPTVLVDRSPDPRFDSVCSENVKPMAQLVKHLAGLGHRRIAMVAGMPGLTTSEERVTGYRVGLKAAGLPEIEELLVPGDSDAAHTHAVVDRLLDLPEPPTAIVAAQNTMVIATMRALRARGLSVPGDVAVVGFDDFEWADAFSPRLTTVAQDATAIGAVAVKLLLRRIAGTEAPPTAVRVPAAVRHRDSCGCIDAD; translated from the coding sequence ATGGTCACCATCACGGACGTGGCCCGCCGGGCCGGGGTCTCGGCGTCGACCGTCTCGCACGTGCTCAACAGCACCCGGTTCGTCAGCCAGGACGCCCGCGACCGGGTCCTCGAGGCGGTCGAGGCGCTGGACTACGTGCCCAACCACCAGGCGCGCGCCCTCGTGCGCTCGCGCACCCAGCAGATCGGCGTCGCGATGTCGGCGCTGACGAACCTGTACTTCGGCGAGGTGGTCCACGCCATCGAGGAGGCGGCGAGCGCCGCCGGCTACACCATCGTCCTGGCCGACACGCACGAGGACCCGGCCACCGAGGAGCGGGTCGTCGCGGCGCTGCGGGAGCGGCGGCTCGACGGCCTCGTCCTGGCGCCGTCGGCCGGGGCGGGGAAGGTGCTGGACCGCCTCGCCCGCAGCGGCCCGCCCACCGTGCTCGTGGACCGCTCCCCGGACCCGCGGTTCGACTCCGTCTGCAGCGAGAACGTCAAGCCCATGGCGCAGCTGGTCAAGCACCTGGCCGGGCTCGGCCACCGACGGATCGCCATGGTGGCGGGCATGCCGGGGCTGACCACGAGCGAGGAGCGCGTGACCGGCTACCGCGTGGGCCTCAAGGCCGCGGGGCTGCCCGAGATCGAGGAGCTGCTCGTGCCGGGTGACTCCGACGCCGCGCACACCCACGCCGTCGTCGACCGCCTGCTCGACCTGCCCGAGCCACCGACGGCGATCGTCGCGGCGCAGAACACGATGGTCATCGCGACGATGCGGGCGCTGAGGGCGCGAGGGCTGTCCGTCCCCGGTGACGTCGCCGTCGTCGGCTTCGACGACTTCGAGTGGGCCGACGCCTTCTCGCCCCGGCTGACCACGGTGGCGCAGGACGCCACCGCGATCGGCGCGGTCGCGGTCAAGCTGCTGCTGCGGCGGATCGCCGGCACGGAGGCGCCGCCGACGGCGGTCCGGGTGCCCGCGGCCGTGCGGCACCGGGACTCGTGCGGGTGCATCGACGCGGACTGA
- a CDS encoding substrate-binding domain-containing protein: protein MTINRRNIGRSGRLPRRLAAAVAVTGLALGVSACGSAEDDPAATGGGEETGGDGVSIGLITKTETNPFFVTMREVASEYAEEQGVELTALAGEFDGDNEGQVQAMENLIAQGVDGIMVTPNNSSGVLGAIEQARSQGIIVIALDTATDPEDAVDATFATDNFEAGRLQGAYVRAVLGDEEPKLIMLDGTAGGTVDTFRHDGFLEGFGLEEGDPAILGAENTQGDQNTAQTAMENLLQRSQDANAVYTINEPAARGAYAAIEARGLTDQITIGSIDGGCEGVQDVADGKYAATVMQFPAEMVRQGIDAIVQAAEGGEAPSGFVDTGSVVITDNPVEGIESEDTAWGLDNCWG, encoded by the coding sequence GTGACCATCAACCGGCGAAACATCGGACGATCAGGGCGGCTGCCCAGGCGGCTGGCCGCGGCCGTCGCCGTCACCGGGCTCGCGCTCGGCGTCAGCGCCTGCGGCTCGGCCGAGGACGACCCGGCCGCCACGGGCGGCGGCGAGGAGACCGGCGGCGACGGCGTCAGCATCGGTCTCATCACCAAGACCGAGACCAACCCGTTCTTCGTGACCATGCGCGAGGTGGCCTCGGAGTACGCCGAGGAGCAGGGCGTCGAGCTCACCGCGCTCGCCGGTGAGTTCGACGGCGACAACGAGGGCCAGGTCCAGGCGATGGAGAACCTCATCGCCCAGGGCGTCGACGGCATCATGGTCACGCCCAACAACTCCAGCGGCGTGCTCGGCGCGATCGAGCAGGCCCGCTCGCAGGGCATCATCGTCATCGCCCTCGACACCGCCACCGACCCCGAGGACGCGGTCGACGCCACCTTCGCCACCGACAACTTCGAGGCCGGGCGGCTCCAGGGCGCCTACGTCAGGGCCGTCCTCGGCGACGAGGAGCCCAAGCTCATCATGCTCGACGGCACGGCGGGCGGCACCGTGGACACCTTCCGCCACGACGGCTTCCTCGAGGGCTTCGGCCTGGAGGAGGGCGACCCGGCGATCCTGGGCGCGGAGAACACCCAGGGCGACCAGAACACCGCACAGACGGCCATGGAGAACCTGCTCCAGCGCAGCCAGGACGCCAACGCGGTCTACACGATCAACGAGCCCGCGGCGCGCGGGGCCTACGCGGCCATCGAGGCCCGGGGCCTGACCGACCAGATCACGATCGGCTCGATCGACGGCGGCTGCGAGGGCGTCCAGGACGTCGCCGACGGCAAGTACGCCGCCACGGTCATGCAGTTCCCGGCCGAGATGGTGCGTCAGGGCATCGACGCCATCGTCCAGGCCGCCGAGGGCGGCGAGGCGCCGTCCGGCTTCGTCGACACCGGCAGCGTCGTCATCACCGACAACCCGGTCGAGGGCATCGAGTCCGAGGACACCGCCTGGGGCCTGGACAACTGCTGGGGCTGA
- a CDS encoding ABC transporter permease: MTDATTAGTPPGVPAKDPGVPAKDTERREALGRALRNPLLGPLAALIFAVVIFTLTTDTFATAGNASLILQQSIVIGTLALGQTLIILTAGIDLANGAIAVLGTIVMAKHVVDGGNPLVALVLGLAITVVLGTISGSLVTRLGLPPFIVTLGMLTVVFALARLYSESRSYPVTDPLLRVWGQGTNIGGVRITWGTLLLIVVFAAFWFALTRTAWGRHVYAVGNAPEAARLVGIKVNRTILSVYVAAGALYGLAAWQALGRIPNADPNAYQTANLDSITAVVIGGTSLFGGRGSVVGTLIGALIVGVLRSGLTQAGIDNLYQDLATGVLVIVAVSLDQASRRRAAR; the protein is encoded by the coding sequence ATGACCGACGCCACCACCGCCGGCACTCCGCCAGGGGTCCCGGCCAAGGACCCAGGGGTCCCGGCCAAGGACACGGAGAGGCGCGAGGCGCTCGGCCGAGCGTTGCGCAACCCCCTGCTCGGCCCGCTCGCCGCACTGATCTTCGCCGTCGTGATCTTCACCCTCACGACCGACACCTTCGCGACGGCGGGCAACGCCTCGCTGATCCTCCAGCAGTCGATCGTCATCGGCACGCTCGCGCTGGGCCAGACCCTCATCATCCTCACCGCCGGCATCGACCTGGCCAACGGAGCCATCGCCGTCCTCGGCACGATCGTCATGGCCAAGCACGTCGTCGACGGCGGCAACCCGCTCGTCGCTCTCGTGCTCGGCCTGGCCATCACGGTCGTGCTGGGCACGATCAGCGGTTCGCTGGTCACCCGGCTGGGGCTGCCGCCGTTCATCGTCACCCTGGGCATGCTCACCGTCGTGTTCGCCCTGGCGCGGCTCTACTCGGAGTCGCGCAGCTACCCGGTGACCGACCCCCTGCTCCGGGTCTGGGGCCAGGGCACGAACATCGGCGGGGTCCGCATCACGTGGGGCACCCTGCTGCTCATCGTCGTCTTCGCAGCCTTCTGGTTCGCCCTGACCCGGACCGCGTGGGGGCGGCACGTGTACGCCGTGGGCAACGCCCCGGAGGCGGCCCGGCTGGTCGGCATCAAGGTCAACCGGACGATCCTGTCGGTGTACGTGGCGGCGGGCGCCCTCTACGGGCTGGCCGCGTGGCAGGCCCTGGGCCGGATCCCCAACGCCGACCCGAACGCCTACCAGACCGCCAACCTCGACAGCATCACCGCCGTCGTCATCGGCGGCACGAGCCTCTTCGGTGGCCGCGGCAGCGTCGTCGGCACCCTCATCGGGGCGCTCATCGTGGGCGTCCTCCGCTCGGGCCTGACCCAGGCGGGCATCGACAACCTGTACCAGGACCTCGCCACCGGGGTACTCGTCATCGTCGCGGTCTCCCTGGACCAGGCGTCGCGAAGGAGGGCGGCACGATGA
- a CDS encoding PfkB family carbohydrate kinase, with amino-acid sequence MTTGLFVGLATVDVVQRVERAPGPNEKVVSLRADVSAGGPATNAAVTFAALGGRATLLSVVGGGPLAALVRGDLADHGVEVVDADTAGTSRPALSAVTVVDATGERSVVSRNAEGVEVEVPAELGELAAEADVVLVDGHHPRLALAAVTAAHRAGTPVVVDAGSWKPVLAEVFPLARVVICSSDFRLPGGEPPGPGLLDDGPALVAVSAGADPLRWWSRDGSGTVPAPAVVARDTLAAGDVLHGAYAFGVAEGQSPVEALRLAVRVASLKVGHVGPRSWLTDPKLLTVARGGTA; translated from the coding sequence GTGACCACGGGCCTGTTCGTCGGGCTCGCCACGGTCGACGTCGTCCAGCGGGTCGAGCGGGCGCCGGGGCCGAACGAGAAGGTCGTCTCCCTGCGCGCGGACGTCTCAGCCGGGGGCCCGGCGACCAACGCCGCGGTGACCTTCGCCGCGCTCGGCGGCCGGGCGACGCTCCTCAGCGTGGTCGGCGGCGGCCCACTCGCGGCGCTGGTCCGCGGCGACCTCGCCGACCACGGCGTCGAGGTGGTCGACGCGGACACCGCCGGCACCAGCCGGCCGGCCCTGTCCGCCGTGACGGTGGTGGACGCCACCGGCGAGCGCTCGGTCGTCTCCCGCAACGCCGAGGGCGTGGAGGTGGAGGTCCCGGCCGAGCTGGGCGAGCTGGCGGCGGAGGCCGACGTCGTCCTCGTCGACGGGCACCACCCCCGGCTCGCGCTCGCCGCGGTCACCGCGGCCCACCGGGCCGGCACACCGGTCGTCGTCGACGCCGGGAGCTGGAAGCCGGTCTTGGCGGAGGTCTTCCCGCTGGCGAGGGTGGTCATCTGCTCGTCGGACTTCCGGCTGCCGGGCGGTGAGCCACCCGGTCCCGGGCTGCTCGACGACGGCCCCGCCCTCGTCGCCGTCTCGGCCGGGGCGGATCCGCTGCGGTGGTGGAGCCGCGACGGCAGCGGCACCGTCCCGGCTCCCGCCGTCGTCGCCCGGGACACCCTGGCGGCAGGCGACGTGCTCCACGGCGCGTACGCGTTCGGCGTCGCGGAGGGACAATCCCCCGTCGAGGCGCTCCGGCTCGCCGTCCGCGTCGCCTCGCTCAAGGTCGGCCACGTCGGACCGCGGTCCTGGCTGACCGACCCAAAACTGCTCACCGTCGCCCGAGGAGGCACCGCATGA
- a CDS encoding nucleoside/nucleotide kinase family protein, producing the protein MTRTDHSLVLDPVLLDRARALAERGGRRILGITGPPGAGKSTLAEVLAEALGERARLVGMDGFHLAEAELRRLGSRERKGAPDTFDALGYVALLRRLRAADEPVVYAPFFDRSLEEAIAGSVPVPREVPLVITEGNYLLVEEGGWGAVRPLLDECWYVEPDDDERLARLIARHERFGRSRAEAHERSTGSDQRNAEIIAATRDLADLVVR; encoded by the coding sequence ATGACCCGCACGGACCACAGCCTGGTTCTCGACCCGGTGCTGCTCGACCGGGCGCGAGCCCTCGCGGAGCGTGGCGGCCGGCGGATCCTCGGGATCACCGGCCCGCCCGGCGCGGGGAAGTCGACGCTGGCCGAGGTCCTCGCCGAGGCGCTCGGTGAGCGGGCCCGGCTCGTCGGGATGGACGGCTTCCACCTGGCCGAGGCCGAGCTGCGCCGGCTGGGCTCGCGGGAGCGGAAGGGCGCCCCGGACACGTTCGACGCGCTGGGGTACGTCGCGCTCCTGCGGCGGCTGCGCGCGGCGGACGAGCCGGTGGTCTACGCGCCGTTCTTCGACCGGTCGCTCGAGGAGGCGATCGCCGGGTCGGTGCCCGTCCCGCGGGAGGTGCCGCTCGTCATCACCGAGGGGAACTACCTCCTCGTCGAGGAGGGCGGCTGGGGTGCCGTCCGCCCACTCCTGGACGAGTGCTGGTACGTCGAGCCCGACGACGACGAACGCCTCGCCCGGCTCATCGCCCGGCACGAGCGGTTCGGCCGGTCGCGCGCCGAGGCCCACGAGCGGTCGACGGGCTCGGACCAGCGCAACGCGGAGATCATCGCCGCGACCCGGGACCTGGCCGATCTCGTCGTGCGATAG
- a CDS encoding CAP domain-containing protein — MKARFVGLVTTVAILLIGCSAAPESSAPGTSATADRATDPPASATVDPAAYAEDLLIRTNDERTGLDLEPLEPSECAEQAATERAEALVGGGELVHAPMQSLLEECGVARAAENLVRSDATAAEVVAAWMDSPGHRNNIVDPDMTALGIGCVPDGTELLCSQIFLRLGD; from the coding sequence ATGAAGGCACGGTTCGTCGGTCTGGTGACCACCGTAGCCATCCTCCTGATCGGGTGCTCAGCCGCTCCGGAGTCGTCCGCCCCGGGAACCTCGGCGACGGCGGACCGGGCAACTGACCCGCCCGCCTCGGCGACGGTGGACCCGGCCGCCTACGCCGAGGACCTCCTCATCCGTACGAACGACGAGCGCACCGGCCTGGACCTGGAGCCGCTCGAGCCGTCGGAGTGCGCCGAGCAGGCGGCCACCGAGCGGGCCGAGGCGCTCGTCGGCGGCGGTGAGCTCGTCCACGCGCCGATGCAGTCCCTGCTCGAGGAGTGTGGCGTGGCCCGGGCGGCGGAGAACCTCGTCCGGTCCGACGCCACGGCCGCCGAGGTCGTCGCGGCCTGGATGGACTCACCCGGCCACCGCAACAACATCGTCGACCCCGACATGACCGCCCTCGGGATCGGCTGCGTCCCCGATGGCACCGAGCTGCTCTGCAGCCAGATCTTCCTGCGTCTCGGCGACTGA
- a CDS encoding ABC transporter substrate-binding protein: MNVRTKILGAATAACLGVAVGAGPATAAPAAVAPSAVSASAHQVLEGPLEVTGTDQLGNAFTGEITDLTAFVDDGVLMVTGSITDTVTGESDTFTTTVDDLFATGDGSGGRGDCQILNLDLGPLDLDVLGLIVELDPIVLDLSADRGPGKLVGNLLCAVTGLLDGGGPLTGITALLNRLLTGLGL; encoded by the coding sequence ATGAACGTCAGAACCAAGATCCTCGGTGCGGCTACCGCCGCCTGCCTGGGTGTCGCCGTCGGCGCCGGCCCGGCCACCGCTGCGCCCGCCGCTGTCGCTCCGTCGGCGGTCTCCGCCAGCGCCCACCAGGTCCTCGAGGGCCCCCTTGAGGTCACCGGTACCGACCAGCTCGGTAACGCCTTCACCGGTGAGATCACCGACCTCACCGCGTTCGTCGACGACGGCGTCCTCATGGTCACCGGAAGCATCACGGACACTGTGACTGGTGAGTCCGACACCTTCACCACGACGGTGGACGACCTCTTCGCCACCGGCGACGGCTCGGGCGGACGTGGTGACTGCCAGATCCTCAACCTGGACCTCGGCCCCCTCGACCTTGACGTCCTGGGTCTGATCGTCGAGCTCGACCCCATCGTCCTGGACCTCTCGGCCGACCGGGGCCCGGGCAAGCTGGTCGGCAACCTGCTGTGCGCCGTGACCGGTCTGCTCGACGGCGGCGGCCCGCTCACCGGCATCACCGCCCTGCTCAACCGCCTCCTCACCGGCCTCGGCCTGTAA